From a region of the Paenibacillus sp. FSL R10-2734 genome:
- a CDS encoding ABC transporter permease subunit, with protein sequence MRIIMGMTWKELLRKRVMVLTLLMTVAFLIGFWFIASTIGQSGGSHGSSISNGGELLIRFTNGVFILTFGFFFGAFVIAFLAIFSSFSAISGEAEQGVMQALLPRPIPRWKWYTGRWLGYVTLGVGYALILFISILLITQAHAAIPRDGLALFKSFLLFSSIVPLLITISMLGSGFFSALGNGVFMTMLYGAGWLGGMIDKVSGSLLSGTEALSTLNNMTGIMSLLMPVDGLQRRMTAELFSFNEMNGMFGTSDSLFGLASFTSVPSNAFVIYAIFYTLLAFLFGLYRFQRKDL encoded by the coding sequence ATGAGAATTATAATGGGTATGACCTGGAAGGAATTACTCCGAAAAAGAGTAATGGTGCTGACGTTACTTATGACCGTGGCCTTTCTTATTGGATTTTGGTTTATTGCTAGTACGATCGGGCAAAGTGGTGGATCGCACGGTTCGAGTATTTCTAACGGAGGAGAACTCCTTATTCGATTTACTAACGGTGTATTTATTTTAACGTTTGGATTTTTCTTCGGTGCCTTTGTCATTGCTTTTTTAGCTATTTTTAGTTCTTTCTCAGCCATTTCGGGTGAGGCAGAGCAGGGAGTGATGCAAGCTTTACTACCAAGGCCAATTCCACGCTGGAAATGGTATACCGGTCGCTGGCTGGGTTATGTAACACTGGGAGTAGGTTATGCTCTGATTTTATTTATTTCAATATTGCTAATTACGCAAGCCCATGCCGCTATTCCAAGAGATGGATTAGCTTTATTCAAATCATTCCTGCTCTTTTCCTCAATCGTTCCTTTGCTGATAACTATTTCTATGCTGGGCTCAGGTTTCTTCTCGGCACTTGGGAATGGGGTCTTTATGACGATGTTATATGGAGCTGGATGGCTAGGGGGAATGATTGACAAGGTAAGTGGTTCTTTGCTATCTGGGACTGAAGCGCTTAGCACTTTAAATAATATGACGGGTATTATGTCATTACTTATGCCTGTAGATGGGCTACAGCGCAGAATGACCGCAGAGCTGTTTAGTTTTAATGAAATGAACGGGATGTTTGGTACTTCCGATAGTTTATTTGGGCTGGCTAGCTTCACCTCTGTCCCATCCAATGCATTTGTCATATATGCAATTTTTTATACGCTATTGGCGTTCTTATTCGGATTGTATCGTTTTCAGCGGAAGGATTTATAG
- a CDS encoding ABC transporter ATP-binding protein: MTAIQVQDLRKTFKVQKNREGLKGAFADLFKREYTEVTAVKDISFSIPEGEICGYIGENGAGKSTTIKMLTGILVPTSGNLTVGGYVPYLEREKFVKNIGVVFGQRSQLWWDIGVIESFQLLRKVYRVSEQDFKKRLDELVERLQLQELLNRPVRKLSLGQRMRCELVAALLHNPSIVFLDEPTIGLDIVVKSEIREFLKDMNREHGTTILLTTHDLQDIEALCSRVIMLDDGRIIYDGGLEDLKQRWGTGREVQFQFGNATKRQQLELWTDGMPVTWSAENDHGASVWIPLEINVSDVLGRVVGKADITDIKIIETNTDDIVRSIYQSGSADKPDEMAAALKDEREALHV, translated from the coding sequence ATGACTGCTATTCAAGTGCAAGACTTACGCAAAACATTCAAAGTACAAAAAAACCGCGAAGGTCTCAAAGGGGCCTTCGCTGATTTGTTTAAAAGGGAATATACGGAAGTAACGGCTGTGAAGGATATTTCCTTTTCCATTCCCGAAGGTGAGATTTGTGGGTATATCGGAGAGAACGGTGCTGGGAAATCAACTACGATCAAAATGCTCACGGGTATTCTCGTACCAACTTCAGGAAATCTTACGGTGGGTGGTTATGTTCCTTATTTGGAGCGCGAGAAATTCGTGAAAAATATCGGCGTGGTATTCGGGCAACGCAGCCAGCTCTGGTGGGACATCGGGGTCATTGAATCCTTCCAGCTGCTGCGCAAAGTATACCGGGTATCTGAACAAGACTTCAAGAAACGGCTGGATGAATTGGTCGAACGTTTGCAATTGCAAGAACTGCTTAATCGTCCGGTTCGTAAACTCAGTCTAGGTCAGCGGATGCGTTGTGAATTAGTAGCTGCATTGCTGCATAATCCATCGATTGTATTTCTAGATGAACCGACCATTGGCTTAGATATTGTGGTGAAATCAGAAATCCGTGAATTCCTTAAAGATATGAACCGTGAGCATGGGACAACCATACTGCTGACTACACATGACCTGCAAGATATTGAGGCGCTTTGCTCGCGGGTGATTATGCTTGACGATGGCCGAATTATTTATGATGGCGGACTAGAAGATTTGAAACAGCGCTGGGGAACCGGTCGTGAAGTTCAATTTCAATTTGGAAATGCAACGAAACGTCAGCAGCTTGAGCTTTGGACAGATGGGATGCCAGTTACATGGTCTGCGGAGAATGATCATGGGGCGTCTGTGTGGATTCCGCTAGAAATAAATGTCTCCGATGTATTAGGAAGAGTAGTCGGAAAAGCAGATATTACGGATATCAAAATCATTGAGACGAATACAGATGATATTGTTCGCAGTATTTATCAATCCGGGTCTGCGGATAAACCAGATGAAATGGCTGCCGCTCTGAAGGATGAAAGAGAGGCTCTACATGTCTGA
- a CDS encoding ABC-2 family transporter protein, protein MLAYRINYYSGILIYSLNIGVNYFTWMAIYGNGDSLGGFTATQMTSYVAVSWMARAFYFNNLDREISTDIRDGSIAIQFIRPYNYVLVKMMQGFGEGMFRFLLFMIPGMAIAMLLFPVQLPTAPSAWAGFLVMLFFSFLINSQINIITGLSAFFVENNEGMMRMKRVIVDLFSGLIVPISLFPDWLSSVLKVLPFQAITYLPGSVFTGRVQGVGIWNVLGIQIVWFLALLIPIVWLYHAARQRLFVQGG, encoded by the coding sequence ATGCTCGCTTATCGGATCAACTACTATTCAGGTATTCTTATCTATTCACTGAATATCGGCGTGAACTATTTCACATGGATGGCCATCTATGGAAACGGTGATTCACTGGGTGGCTTCACTGCGACGCAAATGACGTCTTATGTGGCGGTATCGTGGATGGCTCGCGCGTTTTATTTTAACAATCTAGATCGTGAGATCTCTACGGATATACGAGACGGAAGTATCGCTATCCAGTTTATAAGGCCCTATAACTATGTATTGGTCAAAATGATGCAAGGATTCGGAGAAGGTATGTTCCGCTTCCTTTTGTTTATGATTCCAGGGATGGCTATAGCAATGTTGTTGTTCCCGGTTCAATTACCAACAGCACCTTCTGCTTGGGCTGGTTTTCTTGTAATGCTCTTTTTCAGCTTTTTGATTAATTCACAGATTAATATTATTACCGGGCTCTCGGCCTTCTTTGTTGAGAATAATGAGGGTATGATGCGGATGAAGCGGGTAATTGTTGATTTGTTCTCCGGTCTGATCGTGCCGATCAGTCTGTTTCCTGACTGGCTATCTTCCGTACTTAAGGTGCTGCCGTTTCAGGCGATTACTTACTTGCCAGGTTCAGTGTTTACGGGACGAGTGCAAGGGGTTGGGATTTGGAATGTACTAGGGATACAGATCGTTTGGTTCCTGGCCTTACTGATTCCAATTGTCTGGTTATATCATGCGGCGCGGCAGCGTCTCTTCGTGCAGGGAGGGTGA
- a CDS encoding GTP cyclohydrolase II yields MIKPDIISILQNKITRIPLAHSTNILVGPITLPVNLDGETVTFKWYNWLNTTDAELLKGDSSEATAALISKLPTMSLADGQQSSVLVYGDFEGSDEALIRMHSICHTGDIFGSKRCDCGFQLHQSMKMIVEHGSGALFYLANHEGRGIGLFSKSLAYLLQEEGYDTVEANLELGFADDSRNYEEAISVLQHLRHKPVTLITNNPKKLEALKAAGMNAVKRVALWGDVSSFNEKYLRTKVARSGHLEAVKDANPIVGRVAK; encoded by the coding sequence ATGATTAAACCAGATATTATTTCTATCCTACAAAATAAAATTACTCGAATTCCTTTAGCACACAGTACAAATATATTAGTTGGCCCGATTACCTTACCCGTGAATTTAGACGGAGAGACTGTTACTTTTAAATGGTACAACTGGCTGAACACAACAGATGCAGAACTTTTAAAAGGCGATAGCAGCGAAGCTACGGCTGCTTTAATTTCCAAGTTGCCAACCATGAGCCTTGCAGATGGACAGCAATCCAGTGTGTTAGTGTATGGTGATTTCGAGGGTTCAGATGAAGCCTTGATTCGGATGCATAGCATTTGCCATACCGGTGATATATTTGGCAGTAAACGTTGTGATTGTGGCTTCCAGCTGCATCAGTCCATGAAGATGATCGTAGAGCACGGTTCGGGTGCATTATTCTATCTTGCTAACCATGAAGGCAGAGGCATTGGACTGTTTAGCAAATCTTTGGCGTATCTTTTACAAGAAGAAGGATACGATACAGTTGAGGCTAATTTAGAGCTGGGCTTTGCAGATGATTCAAGAAATTATGAAGAAGCAATTAGCGTTCTGCAACATTTACGTCATAAGCCAGTCACTTTGATTACGAATAATCCGAAGAAATTGGAAGCTCTCAAGGCTGCAGGAATGAATGCTGTGAAAAGAGTAGCGCTATGGGGAGATGTATCTTCTTTTAACGAGAAATATTTGCGCACCAAAGTGGCTCGTTCAGGACATTTAGAAGCTGTGAAAGATGCGAATCCAATTGTAGGAAGAGTGGCTAAGTAA
- a CDS encoding ABC transporter ATP-binding protein → MSTAAIEAKSLTKEYDNGRGCRDVSITVGKGEAFGFLGPNGAGKSTFVKMLVGLINPTSGSGSLFGHKIGSVEAKSLIGYLPELYRYQEWLTGEEVVRLHARLCGMQRSVADKRIPELLAEVGIGKRGRDRVKHYSKGMQQRLGLACALVNEPAIVFLDEPSSALDPIGRQEVRHILQKLKEKGVTVFLNSHLLEDVEVLCDRMALLNNGVILRHGKVSEVLNKRMSWRFKVGGYAPILLSWLNENTGLQIRVSSHTEEKLINGLENLQSIDSSTVWLEAELESEEQVGWLNTLIVEQGMTLYEVSRKQERLEAWFMNAVSGLNHRGEQE, encoded by the coding sequence ATGAGTACTGCTGCAATTGAAGCCAAGTCCCTAACCAAGGAATATGATAACGGGCGCGGCTGCCGAGATGTAAGCATTACTGTAGGGAAAGGGGAAGCCTTTGGCTTCCTCGGTCCTAACGGTGCAGGTAAAAGCACTTTTGTAAAAATGCTCGTAGGACTTATAAATCCAACAAGTGGCAGTGGAAGTCTGTTCGGGCATAAGATTGGTTCAGTGGAAGCTAAATCACTAATTGGTTATTTACCGGAATTGTATCGATATCAGGAATGGCTGACGGGTGAAGAGGTTGTCAGGCTACATGCACGATTATGTGGAATGCAGCGGTCTGTAGCAGATAAGAGAATTCCAGAACTGCTTGCTGAGGTTGGAATTGGTAAGCGTGGACGTGATCGAGTGAAGCATTACTCTAAGGGAATGCAGCAAAGACTGGGATTGGCTTGTGCACTTGTAAATGAACCGGCTATCGTGTTTTTGGATGAGCCCTCATCGGCACTAGATCCAATCGGACGTCAGGAAGTCCGGCATATTCTGCAAAAACTAAAAGAAAAAGGGGTAACGGTATTTCTAAACTCTCATCTGTTAGAGGATGTTGAAGTACTGTGCGACCGAATGGCGCTACTGAATAACGGTGTTATTCTCCGGCATGGCAAAGTGTCCGAGGTGCTGAACAAGCGTATGAGCTGGCGTTTTAAAGTAGGCGGCTATGCGCCTATTTTATTGTCATGGCTGAATGAGAACACAGGCTTGCAGATCCGGGTGTCTTCCCATACCGAAGAAAAGCTAATAAATGGATTGGAAAATCTACAATCTATAGACAGTAGTACGGTTTGGTTGGAAGCGGAGCTGGAAAGCGAAGAGCAGGTGGGGTGGCTGAATACGCTAATTGTAGAACAAGGAATGACCTTATATGAAGTTTCACGTAAGCAAGAACGGCTGGAAGCGTGGTTTATGAATGCTGTATCAGGACTAAACCACAGGGGTGAACAGGAATGA
- a CDS encoding GNAT family N-acetyltransferase: MELFIDKMSESAAKDILSWRYDPPYDFYNNEQTPEAISEMLAESYFSVFDDNKKLVGFFCVGSSGQVPNEFYTYSQGLIDIGLGMRPEFTGQGKGTLFFTAVLSQIDKMFGKSSKRLTVAKFNDRAIRLYERSGFSREAEFVKGNTAFIVMIN; this comes from the coding sequence ATGGAACTCTTCATAGATAAGATGAGTGAAAGTGCGGCTAAGGATATCTTAAGCTGGCGATATGATCCACCTTATGATTTTTACAACAATGAACAAACTCCTGAAGCTATAAGTGAAATGCTTGCAGAATCATATTTTTCCGTATTTGATGATAATAAAAAGTTAGTAGGATTCTTTTGTGTAGGAAGCTCAGGGCAAGTTCCAAATGAGTTTTATACATATTCTCAGGGGTTAATAGATATTGGATTAGGGATGAGACCAGAGTTTACAGGACAGGGAAAGGGGACTCTATTTTTCACAGCTGTTCTAAGCCAAATTGATAAAATGTTCGGAAAAAGCTCAAAACGTCTGACAGTGGCAAAGTTTAATGATAGAGCGATACGTCTGTATGAAAGATCGGGATTTTCCCGGGAAGCTGAATTTGTTAAAGGAAATACTGCATTTATTGTTATGATTAATTAA
- a CDS encoding VOC family protein produces MTVKLTPYITLEGRVKEAIQFYEQAIGAEVLSMVTYGEMPDMPDTFTDDLKSLVAHAKLKVGVTELMFSDAPGGSPIENGKRVTICITTNDVEESKRIYEALRQEGRVNMAFKEEPFSPGFADITDKFGVTFQIYTELEH; encoded by the coding sequence ATGACGGTAAAACTTACCCCTTATATTACTTTGGAGGGACGCGTAAAGGAAGCAATTCAGTTTTATGAACAAGCCATCGGTGCAGAAGTCCTCTCCATGGTTACTTACGGTGAAATGCCGGACATGCCCGATACGTTCACTGACGATCTGAAGAGTCTTGTAGCGCATGCCAAGTTAAAAGTCGGTGTAACGGAACTCATGTTTTCGGATGCTCCAGGCGGTTCGCCTATTGAAAACGGAAAACGGGTAACCATTTGCATTACAACGAACGATGTAGAAGAATCAAAACGAATTTATGAAGCCTTGCGGCAAGAAGGTAGAGTCAATATGGCGTTTAAAGAAGAGCCTTTCAGCCCTGGATTTGCTGATATAACGGATAAATTCGGCGTAACCTTTCAAATCTATACTGAGCTTGAACACTAA
- a CDS encoding helix-turn-helix domain-containing protein: MNDFNMCPRFEKAVDLLSKRWVALIVFVLMPGPRRFGEIESCLSNLSGKVLSDRLKEMEIEGIIERTVYPEMPVRIEYSLTQKGTALAPILGEIGNWSTDWIELGETIESRSR, translated from the coding sequence ATGAATGATTTCAACATGTGTCCTCGCTTTGAAAAAGCGGTTGACTTACTAAGTAAACGTTGGGTCGCGCTAATCGTTTTCGTGCTTATGCCAGGTCCACGTCGTTTTGGCGAAATTGAAAGCTGTCTGTCCAATCTAAGCGGTAAAGTGTTATCTGACCGACTGAAGGAAATGGAAATCGAAGGCATTATTGAGCGAACCGTATATCCAGAAATGCCAGTACGCATTGAGTACTCCCTTACTCAAAAAGGCACAGCCTTGGCTCCTATACTTGGTGAAATTGGAAATTGGTCTACGGATTGGATTGAGCTTGGTGAAACTATTGAATCCCGCTCACGCTAA
- a CDS encoding ABC-2 family transporter protein: protein MKSRLTYRADFWVEVISDLLFQATNFIFILVIFMHTDSLGGWNQNEVVFVYGFFMVPFGVFSCFVNLWGFSERYIVKGEMDRILTRPAHNLFQIFLENVDPPALMGSFIGIIIMAISGGNLGLPFEWWTIPALIILTLSAVAIYTGIYTTLTSLSFYSDAPTGILPLMYNIQTYGRYPVTIYNRAIQVLLTWIIPFAFVGVYPAALFLQREEMTSLALMTPVVGAIFLGIGLLTWSYGVRRYKGAGS from the coding sequence ATGAAGTCCCGGCTTACCTACCGCGCAGATTTTTGGGTAGAGGTCATATCAGATTTACTCTTTCAGGCCACCAACTTTATCTTTATACTGGTGATCTTCATGCATACAGACAGCTTAGGTGGCTGGAATCAGAATGAAGTAGTGTTTGTTTATGGATTCTTTATGGTGCCTTTTGGGGTGTTTAGTTGTTTTGTGAATCTTTGGGGATTTAGTGAGCGTTACATCGTCAAAGGTGAGATGGACCGTATTTTGACACGTCCAGCACATAATTTGTTCCAGATCTTTTTGGAAAATGTTGACCCTCCAGCACTAATGGGCTCATTCATAGGAATCATTATTATGGCCATCAGTGGTGGAAATCTGGGTCTTCCTTTTGAATGGTGGACCATACCGGCTCTGATCATTCTTACGTTGAGTGCGGTCGCCATTTATACGGGGATTTATACGACATTGACTTCATTGTCTTTCTATTCCGATGCTCCAACAGGGATTCTCCCGCTAATGTACAATATTCAGACCTATGGCCGTTACCCGGTAACGATTTATAATCGTGCTATTCAGGTGCTGCTTACGTGGATCATTCCGTTTGCGTTCGTCGGAGTCTACCCTGCAGCGCTCTTCCTGCAGCGAGAAGAAATGACCAGCCTTGCTCTGATGACACCAGTAGTAGGTGCGATATTCCTTGGGATTGGCTTGTTAACTTGGAGTTATGGCGTACGAAGATATAAGGGTGCGGGGTCTTAG